In Populus nigra chromosome 1, ddPopNigr1.1, whole genome shotgun sequence, one genomic interval encodes:
- the LOC133680896 gene encoding transcription factor MYB41-like, whose product MVSCDIQEGLGNKMGHQCCRKQKVKRGLWSPEEDEKLIKYITIHGHGSWSSVPNLAGLERCGKSCRLRWINYLRPDLKRGSITAKEERIIVDIHRILGNKWAQIAKHLPGRTDNEVKNFWNSCIKKKLIAQGLDPNTHNLLSTSYKHNNNNNAWKLSYHFHQQPTSTFTVNSQISDISSMVMKAPPIPFPMIPLAPDTNPPLSHEFSSILTHEYQNPKTQAFLESTASQSSIGSVPIFSSTSHPSEFGMLDESCMWAGGYEPTQSILPEKKQPEQQVGIEKIISHELISAGQNMDASFETSNFDFDFDFVESTLLPCGMYYNQSPIDQLAWDSWALQEKK is encoded by the exons ATGGTGAGTTGTGATATTCAGGAGGGTTTGGGAAATAAAATGGGCCATCAATGCTGCAGAAAACAGAAAGTCAAGAGAGGGCTATGGTCTCCAGAAGAAGACGAGAagctaataaaatatataaccaTCCATGGTCATGGTTCTTGGAGTTCTGTTCCAAATCTAGCAG GGTTGGAAAGGTGTGGAAAGAGTTGTAGATTGAGATGGATAAACTACTTGAGACCGGATCTCAAAAGAGGTTCAATTACCGCAAAAGAAGAGAGGATCATCGTTGATATTCACAGGATACTAGGCAATAAATGGGCTCAAATAGCTAAGCATTTGCCTGGCAGAACTGACAATGAGGTCAAGAACTTCTGGAACTCATGCATAAAAAAGAAGCTTATTGCACAAGGGTTAGATCCAAACACTCACAATCTCCTCTCTACTAGTTATAaacacaacaataacaataatgcaTGGAAGCTCTCTTATCATTTCCATCAACAACCCACCTCAACTTTCACAGTGAATTCACAAATCAGTGATATCTCATCAATGGTTATGAAAGCACCCCCTATTCCATTCCCTATGATTCCTCTTGCTCCTGATACTAATCCTCCCTTATCACACGAATTCTCATCCATACTGACACATGAATACCAAAACCCTAAAACGCAAGCTTTCTTGGAGAGTACTGCAAGCCAATCTTCAATCGGAAGTGTTCCTATATTCTCTTCTACTTCACATCCATCCGAGTTTGGCATGTTAGATGAGAGCTGCATGTGGGCTGGTGGCTACGAGCCCACTCAATCCATATTACCTGAAAAAAAGCAGCCAGAGCAGCAAGTGGGAATTGAGAAGATTATCAGTCATGAGTTAATAAGTGCTGGGCAGAATATGGATGCTTCATTTGAAACTTCtaactttgattttgattttgattttgtggaGTCGACTCTGCTGCCTTGTGGGATGTACTATAATCAGAGTCCCATAGATCAACTTGCATGGGATTCATGGGCCTTGCAAGagaaaaaatga